The genomic interval AAGCCTGCGCCAGGTCAGCATCCAGCGCTTCAAGATCCGCAATCAGTTTCTCCAGATCCCCCTCTTTCACTTCAGCGATTGAAGCGAGAGCCTGATACACCGCAGCAGCCTGCTGAACCGCCAGTTCAGGATTCAGCCAGAGGGTAAATGCAATATCGCCATGCACATGAGCCGCACCTTCGCTATGAGTATGACTTCCGGTTCCATTCAGCGCAATAAACTCCGCCTCCAGCCCCGCCGCCGTATTGACCGTGCGCTCCGGCGGGAACGAAACAGCAGGCACCCACTTCGCATAATCCGCCCCGTTAAGCAGAATGAGATCCGCCTTTTTAAACGCTTCAATCTGATCAGACTCCGGTTGCCAGAATGCGGGATCACCATCCATTTCAGGGAAAACGGTTTCAACCTGATCCCCGGCAATGCGCTCCGCAAAATAGGCCAGCGGATAATTGACGGTATAGACTGTCGGCCGGGTTGTCAGTCCACCCTGCTCCGCCCGGTATACGCATCCGGCGAGCAACAGCCCGGCAACAAAAAGATATCCTGATTTCATGTCATTCCTTCGATTAAATATGTTTCCGGTTTAAGCTAAA from Verrucomicrobia bacterium S94 carries:
- a CDS encoding zinc ABC transporter substrate-binding protein; translated protein: MKSGYLFVAGLLLAGCVYRAEQGGLTTRPTVYTVNYPLAYFAERIAGDQVETVFPEMDGDPAFWQPESDQIEAFKKADLILLNGADYAKWVPAVSFPPERTVNTAAGLEAEFIALNGTGSHTHSEGAAHVHGDIAFTLWLNPELAVQQAAAVYQALASIAEVKEGDLEKLIADLEALDADLAQAFQALEGRPLLGSHPVYQYLAARYDLSMESVHWEPDSEPDSAMWRELEDILETHHADVMLWEDDPLPQVKQALAEKGIKSIVFNPCGNRPDDGDFMTVMQANLAAVKTIK